The Dehalogenimonas sp. 4OHTPN genome window below encodes:
- a CDS encoding serpin family protein: protein MKTFLLPIALSAALLFSGCARPTYGEELKSDKARLSPNAPATDLSELVAGNTTFALALYQLLKVEDGNIFYSPYSISAALAMTFGGARGQTERQMADTLRFTLEQSRLHAAFNALDTALNSRGQGAKGKDEEPFVLKVANALWGQREFKFETSYLDLLAENYGAGLRLVDFIKDTENSRQTINNWVSKETEQRIKDLLPQGSVNDLTRLVLTNAVYFNGGWLNPFSEDATRDGAFNLLNGRKVIVPMMFQSSGMGYAVGDGYQAVELKYDGGELSMVIILPAGGTFSAFENSLGSAELASILAALRNNTVNLTMPKFEFDSEFGLKETLTALGMPVAFSDSADFSGMTGRRDLQIQDVVHKAFISVDEAGTEAAAATGVVVGTTSAPLDPATVTLDRPFIFLIHDIASGAIIFTGRVVDPS from the coding sequence ATGAAAACATTTCTCTTGCCTATCGCTTTATCCGCGGCGCTGCTGTTTTCTGGTTGCGCCCGACCAACCTACGGAGAAGAACTCAAATCAGATAAAGCGCGCCTTTCCCCCAACGCTCCGGCCACCGACCTTTCAGAACTCGTTGCCGGCAACACCACATTCGCCCTGGCGCTTTATCAATTATTGAAGGTGGAGGATGGCAACATCTTCTATTCCCCTTACAGCATCTCGGCGGCGCTAGCCATGACCTTCGGCGGCGCCCGCGGCCAAACAGAACGGCAGATGGCTGACACCCTGCGTTTTACCCTGGAGCAGTCCCGCCTTCACGCCGCCTTTAATGCGTTGGACACCGCCCTTAACTCCCGCGGACAGGGAGCCAAAGGCAAGGACGAAGAGCCTTTCGTACTCAAGGTAGCCAACGCTCTCTGGGGCCAGCGCGAATTCAAGTTTGAGACAAGCTACCTCGACCTGCTGGCCGAGAATTACGGTGCCGGACTGCGCCTTGTCGATTTTATCAAGGACACCGAAAATTCCCGCCAGACGATCAACAATTGGGTGTCCAAGGAGACGGAGCAACGGATTAAGGACCTTCTCCCTCAGGGCTCGGTCAATGATCTAACTCGGTTGGTTCTGACCAATGCCGTCTATTTCAACGGAGGCTGGCTGAACCCCTTTTCCGAAGATGCCACCCGAGACGGCGCTTTCAATCTGCTGAACGGTCGTAAGGTCATCGTGCCGATGATGTTCCAAAGTTCCGGCATGGGCTACGCTGTCGGGGACGGATATCAGGCGGTGGAGTTGAAATACGACGGCGGCGAACTCTCCATGGTCATCATCCTGCCAGCGGGAGGCACCTTCAGCGCCTTCGAAAACAGCCTCGGCAGCGCCGAACTGGCATCAATCCTCGCAGCCTTGAGGAACAATACCGTCAATCTGACCATGCCTAAATTTGAGTTCGATTCAGAGTTCGGCCTCAAGGAAACTCTGACAGCCTTGGGCATGCCCGTCGCCTTTTCCGACAGCGCCGATTTTTCGGGCATGACCGGGCGGCGGGACTTGCAGATTCAGGACGTGGTGCATAAAGCCTTCATATCTGTCGATGAAGCCGGCACTGAAGCCGCCGCGGCCACCGGCGTCGTCGTCGGCACAACTTCGGCGCCGCTGGACCCGGCAACCGTCACCCTCGACCGCCCGTTCATTTTCCTCATTCACGATATCGCCTCCGGGGCTATTATTTTCACCGGTCGCGTCGTGGACCCTTCGTAG
- a CDS encoding response regulator transcription factor, whose protein sequence is MVRILVVEDERRLAQIIKRGLEEAGYAVDNAFDGIEGQALAESTSYDLIILDVMLPKQDGVQTCRELRNRKIAAPVLMLTARDAIEDRVAGLDAGADDYMIKPFAFSELLARVRALLRRGVPLSTSKLTAADLELDTATRTAVRCGRKIELTSREYAILEYLMRHPGVLITRTMLEERIWDYQSDRLSNVIDVYIKKLRNKIDQPGQPSLIKTVRGAGYRMEAK, encoded by the coding sequence ATGGTACGGATCCTGGTGGTCGAAGACGAAAGACGCTTGGCCCAGATCATTAAAAGGGGTCTGGAAGAAGCGGGCTATGCTGTCGACAACGCTTTCGACGGCATCGAAGGCCAAGCGCTGGCCGAAAGCACGTCATATGACCTGATCATCCTCGATGTGATGCTGCCGAAACAGGATGGCGTCCAGACATGCCGCGAACTGCGGAACCGGAAAATAGCCGCGCCCGTCCTCATGCTGACAGCCCGCGACGCCATTGAAGACCGGGTGGCGGGACTGGACGCCGGCGCCGACGACTACATGATCAAACCCTTCGCGTTTTCGGAACTGCTTGCCAGAGTCAGAGCATTATTGAGGCGGGGCGTCCCCTTAAGTACCTCGAAGTTAACTGCGGCGGACCTGGAACTGGACACAGCCACCAGGACGGCCGTTCGGTGCGGGCGGAAGATCGAGCTAACCAGCCGGGAGTACGCCATACTGGAGTACTTGATGCGCCATCCGGGTGTCTTGATCACACGCACCATGCTGGAGGAGCGGATCTGGGACTACCAGAGCGACCGCTTATCCAATGTGATCGACGTTTACATCAAGAAGCTGCGGAACAAAATCGACCAGCCAGGTCAACCCAGCCTGATAAAGACCGTTCGAGGCGCCGGGTATCGAATGGAGGCGAAATGA
- a CDS encoding ATP-binding protein, which produces MTLFKSVKFLLTIWYLFVLGALLLFFISISYVYLSNSLNSSFDDSLETTANNIRVNIGIINGSPVLEENPTVFFETQSLELLMLFDATGNQLQVMGDVFPIPGLDQLLDEAAAEKSAFATMNRPGREPTRIFLSPAAGDSNASILLIGRSTASVSQVLDQLAVIHVIGGLITLLLAGAGGLFMANRALKPVDEMTRAAQEISSTDLSRRIEVSANDELGKLAETLNQMIGRLDQSFTAQRRFTADASHELRTPAAIIQAESTLALSKSRNPEEYRSSLEVISRESEHMAGLIDKLLSVSRSDSGQPLKLDEIELDKLLKDLIEEFNPLCLSRHLACRINRLEPAKVIGDRLELRRLFINLYDNAIRYTPPGGSVTLSAAIRVGFAAVSVTDTGIGIPKENLAHIFDRFYRVDKARSRAEGGSGLGLAICRQIAEAHGGRIEVKSEPGHGSTFTVFLPLSDKPDHSGLPLRP; this is translated from the coding sequence ATGACTCTCTTCAAGAGCGTCAAATTTCTGCTGACGATATGGTACCTTTTTGTATTAGGCGCTCTGCTGCTATTTTTTATATCAATCTCATATGTTTACCTGTCAAACAGTCTGAATTCCAGTTTTGATGATTCGCTGGAAACGACTGCGAATAACATCAGAGTCAATATAGGCATCATCAATGGAAGCCCGGTCTTGGAGGAGAATCCGACGGTGTTTTTTGAGACACAGTCGCTTGAACTGTTGATGCTCTTCGATGCAACGGGGAACCAGCTCCAGGTCATGGGCGACGTTTTTCCTATCCCCGGTCTCGACCAGCTGCTCGATGAGGCGGCCGCCGAAAAGTCAGCCTTTGCGACGATGAACCGGCCCGGGCGAGAGCCGACAAGAATATTTCTGTCACCTGCCGCAGGTGACTCAAACGCAAGTATCCTTTTGATAGGGCGATCAACCGCCTCGGTGTCCCAGGTGCTGGACCAGCTTGCCGTAATTCACGTAATCGGTGGACTGATCACATTGCTGTTAGCCGGCGCCGGCGGCCTGTTCATGGCTAACCGGGCGTTGAAACCTGTCGACGAAATGACCAGGGCGGCGCAGGAGATCAGCAGCACCGATCTGTCACGGCGGATCGAGGTCAGCGCAAACGACGAACTTGGGAAACTTGCCGAAACACTGAACCAGATGATCGGCCGGCTGGACCAGTCATTCACGGCCCAGCGCCGCTTCACCGCCGACGCTTCCCACGAACTCCGAACACCGGCGGCGATAATTCAGGCAGAATCCACCCTGGCTTTAAGCAAGAGCCGTAACCCCGAAGAATACCGGTCCTCTCTGGAGGTAATCAGCCGGGAATCCGAGCATATGGCGGGGCTGATCGACAAGCTGCTTTCGGTGTCCCGCAGCGATTCCGGCCAGCCACTGAAACTTGATGAAATTGAGCTTGACAAGCTGCTGAAAGATCTGATCGAGGAATTCAACCCGCTTTGTCTATCCAGGCACCTAGCCTGCCGCATCAACAGGTTGGAACCGGCCAAGGTCATCGGCGACAGGCTAGAACTGCGGCGCCTGTTCATCAACCTCTACGATAATGCCATCCGCTACACCCCGCCGGGAGGCAGCGTTACGCTGTCGGCTGCGATACGTGTCGGCTTTGCTGCGGTATCTGTGACCGATACTGGCATAGGGATTCCCAAAGAAAACCTGGCTCACATCTTCGACCGGTTTTACCGGGTGGATAAGGCGCGTTCGAGGGCTGAAGGGGGTTCGGGATTAGGTCTAGCCATCTGCCGCCAGATTGCCGAAGCCCACGGGGGGCGCATCGAGGTGAAGAGCGAACCCGGCCATGGCAGCACTTTCACCGTGTTCTTACCGCTATCAGATAAACCTGACCATTCGGGATTACCACTCCGGCCGTGA
- a CDS encoding YbaN family protein, which yields MKHGRRIILIGIGTLALSLGVLGVFLPLLPTTPFLLLAAACYTRSSPRFYHWLIHHHWLGEYIRNYREHRAIKLRAKVSAIVILWLAIFISMMAVDVTWIRLLLVVIAAGVTVHLLTLRTIKS from the coding sequence ATGAAACACGGCCGTCGAATCATTCTCATCGGCATCGGGACCCTGGCGCTCTCCCTGGGCGTCCTGGGGGTTTTCCTGCCGCTACTGCCGACGACGCCTTTCCTGTTGCTGGCTGCCGCCTGCTACACCCGTTCATCGCCGCGGTTCTACCACTGGCTGATACATCATCACTGGCTGGGGGAATACATTCGAAATTACCGGGAACATCGGGCTATCAAGCTCAGAGCCAAGGTTTCAGCGATAGTTATACTTTGGCTCGCCATTTTTATTAGCATGATGGCTGTAGATGTCACCTGGATTCGGCTGCTGCTTGTCGTTATCGCCGCCGGTGTAACCGTCCACCTGCTTACACTGCGTACCATCAAGAGCTGA
- a CDS encoding MDR family MFS transporter: MSSTLKTPLVLAGMMLSLILASLDQTIVATAMPRIVQEFQGLSHLSWVFTAYMLASAVTVPIYGKLTDLFGRRRLLIIAVLIFLGGSMLSGLAQNMTQLIFFRGIQGVGAGAIMVNAFAIVADLFPPAQRGKVQGLFGAVFGITSVAGPLLGGWLTDSFSWRWIFYVNIPIGLVALAVIFAGMPRHATATHGNGERSIDYFGAVLLTATLVPLLLALVWGGSQYPWGSPEIITLLAVSAIALLGFLWRETKARDPIVTLSLFKNRVFTISVIATFLASLGMFGSILFIPVFAQGVAGFSATNSGLIMMPMMLAIVAGSMFAGQVMSRTGKYKVLAVSGLGIATLGMALFSQVSESTSQFDLIIRMIVMGIGLGFTMPIFTVAVQNAFSHSRIGEVTAGIQLFRTVGGTVGGAVLGGVMNAQLASNLIGIENHPFIVAAEQVSPGTPVVIDGNTIQTFLSNDGQAQIRALIAQAPEAIREQISAAFDQFLEILKTAFSQSIDYVFIIGATLMIVAFAASFFLPQLPLRKSHRPAAEELGVELDATMGQSDKRHEPDILGKV; this comes from the coding sequence ATGTCATCCACCCTTAAAACTCCTCTGGTACTGGCCGGCATGATGCTATCTTTGATCCTGGCCTCCCTGGATCAAACTATCGTCGCCACAGCCATGCCCCGCATCGTTCAGGAGTTCCAAGGCCTTTCCCACCTGTCGTGGGTTTTTACCGCTTACATGCTGGCTTCGGCGGTAACTGTGCCCATATACGGCAAGCTGACCGATCTTTTCGGCCGCCGACGACTGCTTATTATTGCCGTGCTTATTTTCTTAGGCGGTTCGATGTTGTCCGGCCTGGCCCAGAACATGACGCAGCTGATTTTCTTCCGCGGCATTCAGGGTGTCGGCGCCGGCGCCATCATGGTGAATGCTTTCGCCATCGTCGCCGACTTGTTTCCGCCGGCGCAGCGCGGTAAAGTCCAGGGTCTCTTCGGCGCGGTCTTCGGCATCACCTCAGTCGCTGGCCCGCTGCTGGGCGGCTGGCTCACCGACAGTTTTTCCTGGCGCTGGATATTCTATGTAAATATCCCGATCGGGTTGGTCGCCCTGGCGGTGATCTTCGCCGGCATGCCCAGACACGCCACCGCCACCCACGGCAACGGTGAGAGATCTATTGACTACTTCGGCGCCGTCCTGCTGACCGCCACTCTGGTGCCGCTCCTGCTGGCGCTGGTTTGGGGCGGCAGCCAGTATCCCTGGGGTTCTCCCGAAATCATCACCCTGCTGGCTGTTTCCGCGATTGCCTTGCTTGGTTTCCTGTGGCGCGAAACCAAAGCCCGGGACCCCATCGTCACCCTGAGCCTGTTTAAAAATCGGGTTTTTACCATATCAGTGATCGCAACTTTTCTTGCTTCACTGGGTATGTTCGGTTCAATTTTGTTCATCCCCGTTTTTGCCCAAGGCGTGGCCGGGTTTTCCGCCACCAATTCCGGTTTGATTATGATGCCGATGATGTTGGCCATTGTCGCCGGCTCTATGTTTGCCGGTCAGGTGATGTCGCGCACCGGCAAATACAAAGTCCTGGCCGTCTCCGGCCTGGGTATCGCGACCCTTGGTATGGCATTGTTCTCCCAGGTGAGCGAATCGACCTCTCAGTTTGATCTCATTATACGGATGATTGTCATGGGCATAGGTCTTGGGTTCACCATGCCCATCTTCACCGTGGCGGTACAGAACGCCTTCAGCCACAGCCGCATCGGCGAAGTCACTGCTGGTATCCAATTGTTCCGGACGGTGGGAGGCACCGTAGGCGGCGCGGTTCTCGGCGGTGTCATGAACGCCCAGCTCGCTTCCAATCTAATAGGCATCGAGAACCATCCGTTCATTGTCGCTGCCGAACAGGTCAGTCCCGGCACGCCGGTGGTGATCGACGGTAATACCATCCAGACATTCCTTTCCAATGACGGCCAGGCTCAGATTCGCGCGCTGATCGCCCAGGCGCCGGAGGCTATCCGGGAGCAAATTTCTGCGGCTTTCGACCAATTTCTCGAGATCCTGAAGACCGCCTTCAGCCAGTCGATCGACTACGTTTTTATCATCGGCGCCACGCTTATGATCGTTGCATTCGCGGCGTCCTTTTTCCTGCCGCAGCTGCCCCTGCGAAAGAGCCACCGCCCGGCGGCCGAGGAGCTTGGCGTCGAATTGGATGCGACTATGGGTCAGTCTGATAAAAGGCACGAGCCAGACATCCTGGGTAAAGTATAA
- a CDS encoding MarR family transcriptional regulator has translation MEDRERHIEQLMEKLHSLKRLMTPEGHGPGCHQELAPSQWLVLHLVSHQEGIGIKDLASQLGITSSAATQVVNGLVNKGFLVRQASPDDRRALCLSLPEESRRRVEAAKKQRLERIASIFKVLSEDELRTFIDLTDRVCSRNHKKE, from the coding sequence ATGGAAGACCGCGAAAGACACATCGAGCAGCTAATGGAAAAGCTGCACTCGTTGAAACGGCTGATGACCCCAGAAGGCCACGGGCCCGGCTGCCATCAGGAGTTAGCCCCGTCCCAATGGTTGGTACTTCACCTGGTCAGCCACCAGGAAGGCATCGGCATCAAAGACTTAGCATCGCAGCTCGGTATTACTTCCTCCGCGGCGACTCAAGTCGTCAACGGACTAGTCAACAAGGGTTTCCTGGTCCGCCAAGCTTCGCCGGATGACCGGCGGGCGCTTTGTCTCAGTCTTCCGGAGGAAAGCCGCCGCCGGGTGGAGGCCGCCAAGAAGCAGCGACTGGAACGCATTGCTTCAATTTTCAAAGTTCTGTCAGAAGACGAACTCCGCACATTCATAGACCTTACGGACAGGGTCTGCAGCCGCAATCATAAAAAGGAGTAG
- a CDS encoding DegV family protein, with amino-acid sequence MVIKVVTDSTSDIPAPLASELGVTSVPLYVQFGSESFRDRVDITENEFYTRLVTDPVHPTTAQPSPQDFATAYDSVADGAEGILSIHISEKMSGTINSAKQGARLMKRAVPVEVVDSKFTSMAQGLVVLAAAHLARTTKDLKSAAAAARGFVDDIHLLVLFDTLKYIARGGRIGRAKALLGSILNVKPLLSIKDGEFVPVGQVRSRVKGIDRLFELARDASNNIAELAVIHSTTPDEAQILANRIGEFLPADKIHIARFGPVLGVHGGPGVIAVAFRLKA; translated from the coding sequence ATGGTCATCAAAGTAGTCACCGATTCTACTTCCGACATTCCGGCGCCGCTGGCGTCAGAGCTCGGTGTCACCTCGGTTCCCCTTTATGTTCAGTTCGGCAGCGAATCTTTCCGTGACCGGGTAGACATCACCGAAAACGAGTTTTACACCCGGCTGGTGACCGATCCGGTACACCCTACCACCGCCCAACCCTCACCCCAGGACTTCGCCACAGCCTACGACAGCGTCGCTGACGGCGCCGAAGGTATCCTTTCAATCCATATCTCTGAAAAAATGAGCGGCACAATCAACTCAGCCAAACAGGGCGCCCGGCTGATGAAACGCGCTGTGCCGGTTGAGGTCGTTGACTCCAAGTTCACCTCAATGGCCCAGGGCCTGGTCGTCCTTGCCGCGGCGCATCTGGCCAGAACGACGAAGGACTTGAAATCAGCCGCCGCTGCGGCCCGCGGGTTCGTTGATGACATTCATCTGCTGGTCCTTTTCGACACCCTCAAATATATCGCCCGCGGCGGTCGCATTGGTAGAGCCAAAGCGCTGCTGGGTTCCATCCTGAACGTCAAACCGCTGCTGTCCATCAAGGATGGGGAATTCGTGCCGGTCGGCCAGGTAAGGAGCCGGGTCAAAGGCATCGACCGGCTGTTTGAATTGGCCAGGGATGCCTCCAACAACATCGCCGAACTGGCGGTCATCCATTCCACCACGCCTGACGAAGCCCAAATACTGGCTAACCGTATCGGTGAATTCCTGCCGGCGGATAAAATCCACATCGCCCGTTTTGGGCCAGTGCTTGGCGTCCACGGCGGGCCTGGAGTAATCGCCGTAGCTTTCAGGCTTAAAGCCTGA
- a CDS encoding DEAD/DEAH box helicase: protein MTFESFNLHPAVMNGVKAVGYTEPTPIQAQAIPPALEGKDLIGLAQTGTGKTAAFVIPMLQRLLKGPTGKLRALIISPTRELAEQIYDTIKGLSYYTSLRAMAIYGGVGMEPQKSKIRTGVDIVVACPGRLLDHVWQGTIDFTDVELLVIDEADRMFDMGFLPDVRKILKCLMHQRQTLLFSATMPDDVRKLVREVLKDPVTVQIGTVAPANTVAHALYPVRQDLKTPLLKAVLKQIDTGSILVFTRTKHRTERVALALAQAGHSVASIQGNLSQYRRQEALDGFKDGKYKVLVATDIASRGIDVSDVSHVINYDMPDTADAYIHRIGRTGRIGKTGDAFTFVTAEDELMVKSLERLLKAPIERRIVDGFKYDAPEPVKTEFARPPRRHTRPQTAAPNVDRSRRRRPATG from the coding sequence ATGACTTTCGAATCCTTTAATCTTCACCCTGCTGTCATGAACGGCGTCAAAGCCGTCGGTTATACCGAACCCACCCCCATCCAGGCCCAGGCCATCCCGCCGGCGCTTGAAGGTAAAGACCTCATCGGCCTGGCCCAGACCGGCACCGGCAAGACTGCCGCCTTCGTGATCCCCATGCTACAGCGTCTGCTAAAGGGCCCGACCGGGAAGTTGCGGGCGCTTATCATTTCCCCAACGCGTGAGCTGGCCGAGCAGATCTACGACACCATCAAGGGGCTATCTTACTATACCAGCCTGCGCGCCATGGCTATCTACGGCGGCGTCGGCATGGAACCGCAAAAATCCAAAATTCGCACCGGCGTGGACATCGTTGTCGCCTGTCCCGGCCGACTTTTAGATCACGTCTGGCAGGGCACTATCGACTTCACTGACGTTGAACTGCTGGTTATCGACGAGGCGGACAGGATGTTCGACATGGGTTTCCTGCCCGACGTGAGGAAGATATTAAAATGCCTGATGCACCAGCGTCAGACGCTGCTCTTCTCCGCCACCATGCCGGATGATGTCCGCAAGCTGGTGCGCGAGGTCCTCAAGGACCCGGTTACGGTGCAGATAGGCACGGTAGCGCCGGCCAACACCGTGGCTCATGCCCTTTATCCGGTGCGCCAGGACCTGAAGACGCCGTTGCTGAAAGCGGTACTGAAGCAAATCGACACCGGTTCCATCCTGGTCTTCACCCGCACCAAACACCGCACCGAACGGGTAGCCCTGGCGCTGGCCCAGGCCGGCCACTCCGTCGCCTCCATCCAGGGTAATCTGTCCCAGTACCGCCGCCAGGAAGCCCTTGACGGCTTTAAGGACGGCAAATACAAGGTGTTGGTGGCTACCGACATCGCTTCCCGCGGCATTGACGTTTCCGATGTTTCCCACGTAATTAATTACGATATGCCGGACACCGCTGACGCCTATATCCACCGCATCGGCCGCACCGGCCGCATCGGTAAGACAGGCGACGCCTTCACTTTTGTCACCGCCGAAGATGAGTTAATGGTTAAATCACTCGAGAGATTGCTAAAGGCTCCCATCGAACGGCGAATTGTTGATGGTTTCAAGTACGACGCCCCCGAACCCGTTAAGACTGAATTCGCCCGTCCGCCCCGGCGTCACACCCGGCCGCAGACGGCAGCGCCGAATGTCGACCGAAGCCGCCGACGGCGTCCGGCGACAGGCTAA
- a CDS encoding M48 family metallopeptidase, producing the protein MWEQISANRTRSAVLVIMMGAVLIILGYAVGIYLLDEPWGGVAVAAVVWIIMTLVAYFQGDSILLATAGAKKIEKKDHPRLFNIVEEMTIACGLPRMPDVYIIDDPALNAFAVGRDPGKSAVAITSGLLQKLNRDELQGVMAHEMAHVKNRDPLLMSMAAVLLGTIVIISYYASRMLFYSGGRGSRRSSDSGGGGAIIALIGLVFMILAPIFAQLIYFAISRRREYLADASAALYTRYPEGLASALEKLGASTNQIKGANQATAPMYTVNPFREEGRKAADLTSTHPPISERVKILRRMGHSASYQAYERAAEETSKKHIIPASALTGADSVPVRAPSAEGAVGEPDKFARTRETQNMLFGMANYRQLNCANCGTTLRLPPNFTAPAVRCPHCGTVNKTA; encoded by the coding sequence ATGTGGGAACAGATCAGCGCTAACCGCACCCGTTCGGCCGTCCTGGTCATTATGATGGGCGCCGTGCTCATTATACTGGGCTACGCCGTCGGTATTTATTTACTTGATGAGCCCTGGGGGGGCGTCGCCGTGGCCGCAGTAGTTTGGATCATCATGACCCTGGTGGCCTATTTTCAGGGTGACAGCATCCTCCTGGCGACCGCGGGAGCCAAGAAGATCGAGAAAAAAGATCACCCCCGCCTGTTCAACATCGTCGAGGAGATGACCATCGCCTGCGGCCTGCCCAGGATGCCTGATGTCTATATCATTGACGATCCGGCGCTCAATGCCTTCGCCGTCGGCCGCGACCCCGGCAAGTCAGCGGTTGCCATCACCTCGGGCCTGCTGCAGAAGTTGAACCGCGACGAACTTCAGGGTGTCATGGCTCATGAGATGGCGCACGTCAAGAACCGCGACCCGCTGCTCATGTCGATGGCCGCCGTTCTCCTTGGCACTATCGTCATTATTTCCTACTACGCCTCGCGAATGCTCTTCTACTCCGGCGGCCGCGGCTCGCGGCGCTCTTCGGATTCAGGAGGCGGCGGCGCTATCATCGCGTTGATCGGACTGGTCTTCATGATCCTGGCGCCGATCTTTGCCCAACTCATCTATTTCGCCATCTCCCGTCGGCGGGAATACCTGGCCGACGCCTCGGCGGCTTTGTACACCCGGTATCCGGAGGGACTGGCTTCGGCGCTGGAGAAGCTGGGCGCTTCCACCAATCAGATCAAGGGAGCCAATCAGGCCACTGCGCCGATGTATACTGTCAATCCTTTCCGAGAAGAGGGGCGAAAGGCCGCCGACCTTACCAGCACCCACCCGCCCATCTCGGAACGAGTGAAAATCCTGAGGCGGATGGGCCATTCCGCCTCATACCAGGCTTACGAACGAGCCGCCGAGGAGACCTCTAAAAAACATATCATTCCCGCCTCGGCGCTCACCGGAGCCGATTCGGTCCCAGTTCGGGCACCCTCCGCGGAAGGCGCCGTCGGCGAGCCGGACAAATTCGCCCGGACGCGGGAGACCCAGAATATGCTCTTCGGCATGGCCAACTATCGCCAGCTGAACTGCGCCAATTGCGGCACGACGCTCCGGCTGCCACCCAATTTCACCGCCCCTGCGGTGCGCTGCCCGCATTGCGGGACGGTGAACAAAACCGCCTGA
- a CDS encoding LemA family protein, producing the protein MVGLLIALGIIVVLFLIFIGIYNALVGLRNQVKNAWAQIDVQLKRRYDLIPNLVETVKGYAKHEREVFENVTKARNLAQQVSSSAPHIRAQAEGELSAVLGRLLAVAEAYPDLKANQNFLALQEELASTENKISFSRQFYNDSVLTYNNKIQMFPSNIIAGMFGFTMSEFFELKVEAERVAPKVSFS; encoded by the coding sequence ATGGTAGGACTGCTTATTGCCCTGGGTATCATCGTCGTCCTGTTTCTTATTTTTATCGGCATCTACAATGCCCTGGTGGGCTTGCGCAATCAGGTTAAAAACGCCTGGGCGCAGATTGACGTGCAGCTCAAACGGCGGTACGACCTCATCCCCAACCTGGTGGAGACGGTCAAGGGCTATGCTAAACATGAACGCGAGGTTTTTGAGAACGTTACTAAAGCCCGCAACCTTGCCCAGCAAGTATCGTCATCAGCGCCCCACATCCGGGCTCAGGCTGAGGGTGAGTTGTCCGCTGTCCTGGGGCGCCTGCTGGCGGTGGCAGAAGCCTATCCTGACCTTAAGGCCAATCAGAACTTCCTGGCCTTGCAGGAAGAACTGGCTTCAACCGAAAACAAGATCTCCTTCTCCCGCCAGTTCTACAATGATTCAGTTTTAACCTACAACAACAAGATCCAGATGTTCCCTTCCAACATCATCGCCGGCATGTTCGGCTTCACCATGAGTGAATTCTTCGAACTGAAAGTAGAAGCCGAGCGCGTCGCCCCCAAGGTCAGCTTCAGCTAA
- a CDS encoding zf-TFIIB domain-containing protein: MNCPKDHSPMIVVEHNRIALDYCPECRGVWFDRGELELLMELACGGEADTCTADLLTRPEATTAEARRRCPICNHNMRKEHIGQQPAVLIDSCGRGDGLWFDGGELHQVLSQVQTAAGGNQDARLLAFLKETLKADINE, translated from the coding sequence ATGAATTGCCCCAAGGACCACAGCCCGATGATCGTGGTTGAGCACAACCGGATAGCGCTGGACTATTGCCCGGAATGTCGCGGCGTGTGGTTTGACCGGGGTGAACTCGAACTACTGATGGAGCTGGCTTGCGGCGGTGAAGCGGATACCTGTACTGCCGATCTTTTAACCCGCCCGGAAGCGACAACCGCCGAAGCTCGGCGCCGCTGCCCCATCTGCAACCACAATATGCGTAAAGAACACATCGGGCAGCAGCCGGCGGTGTTGATAGACTCCTGCGGCCGGGGTGACGGTCTTTGGTTCGACGGCGGGGAATTGCACCAGGTGCTGTCGCAGGTCCAAACCGCAGCCGGCGGTAATCAGGACGCCAGGTTACTGGCTTTTCTCAAAGAGACTCTCAAAGCTGATATCAACGAATAA